The Tolypothrix sp. PCC 7712 region CAGTTTGGTGGCAGCTTCTTGATATTAGTAACTGTATTATTGCTGCTTAACTTTATTGTTCCCAGTTTCTTAGGCCCGAGATTGCCACAGGTTCCTTATAGTGATTTTGTGGTTCAGGTAGAAGCTGGTAAAGTTGAACGGGCGATGGTAGGTAGCGATCGCATTGAGTATGTCCTCAAAACTCAAACCCCCGATGGCAACCCGACAGAACAAGTATTAACTACTACACCTGTAGCTTTGGATCTCGATTTACCGAAGATTCTCCGCGAGCATAATGTAGAATTTGCTGCGCCTACACCAGACCAAAATGGTTGGCTAAATACTTTAATTAGCTGGGTAGCTCCACCGTTAATTTTCTTTGGTATTTGGGGCTTTTTAATGAATCGTCAAGGAGGCGGCCCTGCTGCTTTGACGGTAGGCAAAAGCAAGGCGCGGATTTCATCTGATGGCAGCACAGGTGTGAAATTTACTGATGTGGCTGGTGTCGATGAAGCCAAAGTGGAATTAGAAGAAATTGTTGATTTCTTAAAGAATGCTGACAAGTACACCCGCTTGGGAGCGAAAATTCCTAAAGGTGCATTGTTGGTAGGGCCTCCAGGGACAGGTAAGACATTATTAGCAAGAGCGATCGCAGGTGAAGCTGGGGTTCCTTTCTTTAGTATTTCCGGTTCTGAATTTATCGAATTGTTCGTTGGTGTCGGTGCTGCACGTGTCCGCGATTTATTCGATCAAGCGAAAAAACAAGCTCCCTGTATTGTCTTTATCGACGAGTTAGACGCACTGGGTAAATCTCGTGCTGGTAATGGTGGCTTTGTGGGTGGTAATGATGAACGTGAGCAAACCCTCAACCAGTTACTCACCGAAATGGATGGTTTTGATGCCAATACAGGCGTAATTATTATCGCCGCTACTAACCGTCCTGAAGTCCTTGACCCCGCATTACGTCGTCCCGGACGCTTTGACCGCCAAATTGTAGTTGATCGCCCTGATAAAATTGGTCGGGAAGCGATTCTTAATGTTCATGCGAGAAACGTTAAATTAGCTGAAGATGTGAATTTAGCTACTATCGCTATCCGCACACCAGGGTTTGCAGGAGCAGATTTAGCCAACCTCGTGAACGAAGCCGCACTGCTAGCAGCCCGTCAAAATCGGCAAGCGGTAATTATGGCAGATTTCAACGAAGCAATTGAGCGCTTAGTGGCTGGTTTAGAAAAACGCTCTCGGGTGTTAAATGAAACCGAGAAGAAGACTGTAGCTTATCACGAAGTTGGTCATGCGATCGTTGGGGCTTTAATGCCTGGGGCTGGTAGAGTAGAAAAAATCTCCGTTGTCCCTCGTGGTGTTGGTGCTTTGGGTTATACAATCCAAATGCCAGAAGAAGACCGCTTTTTAATGGTAGAAGACGAAATTCGCGGACGGATTGCAACTTTATTGGGTGGACGTTCGGCTGAGGAAGTTGTCTTTGGTAAGGTATCTACTGGTGCGTCTGACGATATCCAAAAAGCTACTGATATGGCAGAACGGGCGATTACCATTTATGGTATGAGCGATAAACTGGGGCCAGTAGCATTTGAGAAGATTCAACAGCAATTTATCGAAGGCTATGGAAATCCTCGCCGTTCGATTAGTCCCCAAGTAGCAGAAGAAATTGACCGCGAAGTCAAGCAAACCCTAGATAATGCTCACCATATCGCTTTGAGTATTCTGCAACATAACCGGACATTGCTAGAAGATACTGCACAAGAATTGTTGCAACAAGAAATTTTAGAAGGTGCATCATTGCGGGAACGTCTCCAGCAAGCTGTCGCACCAGAGGAATTAAATGAATGGTTGCGGACAGGGAAGATATCGGAAGATAGACCTTTGTTGCAGACGCTTTTGGTGTAAGGATTTCAGATTGAAATAAAAAAGCGATCGCATTTTTAGGGTGCGATCGCTTTTTTGTTATTGAAAAATAGTAGGCGATCGCAATACGGTTTGAATAAGATAAATCAATTGACATTTAAATCTTGTAGAGACGCGATAAATCGCGTCTCCACTAACCGAAAACCATGACGAAAAATTTTTAACTGAACCGTATTGTAGGTGATTGGACTTTCATAAAATTCATCAGCGCCATGATGTGATACAGAAAAATAAAAACACATTTTGGAAACTTATAAAATTGCACTCAGGCAGATTGGAGAAAATTTTTATAAAATAAATTAACAGTTAAATATAAACTTGGTCAAGAAAATGAAACTCTCTTTTAAAGATATTCAATTTATTATTGAAGCAATTAACAACTTAATAAAACTATATGAATTAAGGCTAAATGATGAAAGCATAAATGAAGATGAGTTATCAGATATTGCTAATGATTGTATGTTTTTGGAAACACTACGTGTAGATTTAGAAAATTATTCACAGCAAGTGCTAGCACAAAATAAAAATAATCAAAATACTGTAACAGGAGATTTAATCAATGTATCTACACAGGATTTAAAGCAATCTGTTGTGCAATTACCAATTAGTCAACGCTTGGGTTTAGTCGATGTAATTACTGAATCAATTAGACAAGAATTATCCTTGAGTCAAAGGTAAGGCGATCGCAATACTTATTTAATTTTGCTCAAATCCTTTTCAAAGCTTTTACGGAACTCAACAATCATCCCTTATTTCCCAAAATCTTAAAAATTGCCTCTCGGCTTACTGGTTCTGTATCTTCACCTTCTTTAATTGCTTTTTCAAGAGCGATATCTTCGATAATTTCTGCTAACAAATCAGAAAATACTTCTTTCTGTTCTTGAATTACTTCGATAAGTGCGCTTTTAAATAGTTGCTTAATTTTCTCTTCGTCAAAGTTAAGTTCTGTCATATTATTCATTTAATTCGGGTTGCAATAATATTAACATCTTAATTAGGGATAGATTATGGATATAATCTGATTTCATTCTCACACATATCCTTCACGACATAACAAAGGCGATCGCAACTCGATAAAATAATAGTAATCCAAAACAGTTGGCGTATGACAACAGCACCAGCCTTGACTTTGAACGAATTTCTCAAACTACCAGAAACTAAGCCAGCTAGTGAATATATTCATGGTCGCATCTATCAAAAACCTATGCCTCAAGGGAAACATTCGCGTCTACAATTTAAATTTTGTGACGTTGTTAATCAAGTTGCAGAAACGCCGCAAATTGCTTTAGCATTTCCAGAATTGCGCTGTACATTTGGCGGACGTTCCATAGTTCCCGATGCTACTGTGTTTAGCTGGGAGAGAATTCCCTTTGACGAAGATGGTGAAGTACCTAACGTATTTGAGATTTATCCTGATTGGACGGTAGAAATTCTGTCACCTGACCAAAAAGCTACTAAAGTTATTAGCAATATTTTGCACTGCCTAAAATATGGTACTAAACTTGGATGGTTAATTGACCCAGATGAGCGATTAATTTTAGCTTTTATTCCTAGACAAGAGCCTTTAGAGTTAACTGGTAGCGAATCTCTACCAATACCCAATTTTTTAACACTAGATTTGACAGTTGACCAAGTATTTGCTTGGCTGAAATTTAATCGTTAAATTTAATTCTTTATGCTTCTGTATGAAACTTGATTCACATAATA contains the following coding sequences:
- a CDS encoding Uma2 family endonuclease; this translates as MTTAPALTLNEFLKLPETKPASEYIHGRIYQKPMPQGKHSRLQFKFCDVVNQVAETPQIALAFPELRCTFGGRSIVPDATVFSWERIPFDEDGEVPNVFEIYPDWTVEILSPDQKATKVISNILHCLKYGTKLGWLIDPDERLILAFIPRQEPLELTGSESLPIPNFLTLDLTVDQVFAWLKFNR
- the ftsH gene encoding ATP-dependent zinc metalloprotease FtsH, with amino-acid sequence MPVENNNKNQLKPSRWRQFGGSFLILVTVLLLLNFIVPSFLGPRLPQVPYSDFVVQVEAGKVERAMVGSDRIEYVLKTQTPDGNPTEQVLTTTPVALDLDLPKILREHNVEFAAPTPDQNGWLNTLISWVAPPLIFFGIWGFLMNRQGGGPAALTVGKSKARISSDGSTGVKFTDVAGVDEAKVELEEIVDFLKNADKYTRLGAKIPKGALLVGPPGTGKTLLARAIAGEAGVPFFSISGSEFIELFVGVGAARVRDLFDQAKKQAPCIVFIDELDALGKSRAGNGGFVGGNDEREQTLNQLLTEMDGFDANTGVIIIAATNRPEVLDPALRRPGRFDRQIVVDRPDKIGREAILNVHARNVKLAEDVNLATIAIRTPGFAGADLANLVNEAALLAARQNRQAVIMADFNEAIERLVAGLEKRSRVLNETEKKTVAYHEVGHAIVGALMPGAGRVEKISVVPRGVGALGYTIQMPEEDRFLMVEDEIRGRIATLLGGRSAEEVVFGKVSTGASDDIQKATDMAERAITIYGMSDKLGPVAFEKIQQQFIEGYGNPRRSISPQVAEEIDREVKQTLDNAHHIALSILQHNRTLLEDTAQELLQQEILEGASLRERLQQAVAPEELNEWLRTGKISEDRPLLQTLLV